In a single window of the Microcoleus sp. FACHB-672 genome:
- a CDS encoding DUF2808 domain-containing protein, with amino-acid sequence MVFKVASTRRFLSAIAITGCLFTGLPHLSSLAQGLPGLTLFGGPKQENQLNFRLDYGAAGAWDRYRLRIGAKKLDLAVSQFAINYPDHYEGSFDKKAVKVIVDKKEIPLQDVVWDKENYLIEIFPQDPIPAGNNVEIVLSNVQNPTRRGMYYFNCRIISPGDVPLLRYLGTWVLTIS; translated from the coding sequence TTCTTGTCGGCAATCGCCATCACCGGCTGTCTGTTTACCGGATTGCCTCACCTCAGCAGCTTAGCGCAAGGTTTACCCGGACTGACTTTGTTCGGCGGCCCTAAGCAGGAAAACCAGCTAAACTTCCGGTTAGACTATGGCGCAGCCGGCGCGTGGGATCGCTATCGGCTGAGGATTGGGGCGAAGAAACTCGACTTGGCTGTGTCGCAGTTCGCCATTAATTATCCCGATCACTACGAAGGTTCATTTGATAAAAAAGCCGTTAAGGTGATTGTCGATAAAAAGGAAATACCGCTGCAAGATGTGGTCTGGGATAAAGAGAATTACTTGATTGAAATTTTTCCCCAAGATCCGATTCCCGCCGGCAACAATGTTGAAATCGTCCTCTCAAATGTCCAAAACCCAACCAGGCGTGGGATGTACTATTTCAATTGCCGGATCATCTCCCCAGGGGATGTTCCACTCCTGCGCTACCTAGGCACCTGGGTTTTGACCATTAGCTAA
- the rpmH gene encoding 50S ribosomal protein L34, which produces MTQRTLGGTSRKRKRVSGFRVRMRTKNGQAVIKARRTKGRYRLAV; this is translated from the coding sequence ATGACTCAGCGCACCTTGGGCGGGACAAGCCGCAAAAGAAAGAGAGTATCAGGTTTTCGAGTGCGGATGCGGACTAAAAACGGGCAGGCGGTGATTAAAGCTCGCCGAACCAAAGGACGCTATCGTTTGGCAGTGTAG
- the rnpA gene encoding ribonuclease P protein component: MLPKENRLKHRQDFNAVYRGGLRRTGGNLTLRALRRQHACQKNAKNSRQAALPAAPTADKPTRIGITISQKVSKKAVIRNRIKRQIRAALRELLPHLSSGWDFVIVVGPAAIKCNYGQFLQELEQLLAQAEVLNGHSRGSLL, encoded by the coding sequence GTGTTACCCAAAGAGAACCGACTCAAACACCGGCAAGACTTTAACGCCGTATACCGAGGTGGGCTTCGCCGCACAGGCGGAAATCTCACGCTCAGAGCGTTGCGGCGTCAGCATGCTTGCCAAAAAAATGCTAAGAATTCTCGTCAAGCAGCCCTGCCGGCGGCACCAACCGCTGACAAACCCACTCGCATTGGCATAACTATCAGCCAAAAAGTAAGCAAAAAAGCCGTGATCCGCAACCGGATTAAGCGGCAAATTCGGGCAGCCTTACGCGAGCTTTTACCCCACCTATCATCAGGTTGGGATTTTGTAATCGTTGTTGGGCCGGCAGCAATAAAGTGCAATTACGGTCAATTTCTGCAAGAATTAGAGCAGTTGTTGGCACAAGCAGAGGTACTAAATGGGCATTCGAGAGGAAGTCTACTTTGA
- a CDS encoding PH domain-containing protein — MGIREEVYFEGGPHIGDLIVNILLGLTIICLPLTIGATVRALWLRYRITNRRISVTGGWMGRDRTDIIYSDIAKVVTVPRGIGIWGDMVITLKDGSRLELRAVPKFRDIYAYINERLSPKAQQVSGAIGR; from the coding sequence ATGGGCATTCGAGAGGAAGTCTACTTTGAGGGTGGCCCTCATATTGGAGATTTGATCGTGAATATCCTGTTGGGGTTAACAATTATCTGCTTGCCCCTAACCATTGGAGCGACTGTGCGGGCGCTTTGGCTGCGCTACCGCATCACCAACCGCCGAATTTCTGTAACCGGCGGTTGGATGGGACGAGATCGCACCGACATTATCTATTCAGACATCGCAAAAGTGGTGACAGTGCCCCGTGGCATCGGTATTTGGGGAGATATGGTCATCACGCTAAAAGATGGCAGCCGCTTAGAACTCAGAGCAGTTCCCAAGTTCCGAGACATTTATGCCTACATCAACGAACGGTTATCTCCCAAGGCACAGCAAGTAAGTGGGGCAATCGGTCGTTAA
- the yidC gene encoding membrane protein insertase YidC has translation MDFGVGFLSNNVMLPILDFFYGIVPSYGLAIVALTLVIRLALFPLNAGSIRNMRRMKVAQPVMQKRVKELQERYKDNPAKQQEEMQKVYQEFGNPLAGCLPLLIQMPVLFALFATLRGSPFSNVNYTVNLEIFPQEQIERIVPQAFTTPPQNIYVADGVHAPVSALLPGGNKLTVGEKTKLEFQTVEGKPLKALLTDYPETKLAPTWQVTKGEERVQIGEDGTLQAVEPGEVTIQGTLPGLAADKGFLFIEALGRVGAWDEDGTLHWDILVMVLGFGVSLYINQLLSGQGQSSGGNPQQETVNKLTPILFSGMFLFFPLPAGVLMYMLIANIFQTVQTFILSREPLPENLQKLVEAEATAAESGGKERESLPFEPGRPKKKA, from the coding sequence ATGGACTTTGGTGTCGGGTTTCTTTCCAATAACGTTATGCTGCCGATCCTGGATTTTTTCTACGGGATCGTGCCCAGCTATGGTTTAGCCATCGTGGCTCTGACGTTAGTTATTCGCTTGGCCCTCTTTCCCCTGAATGCCGGATCTATTCGCAATATGCGACGGATGAAGGTAGCTCAGCCGGTGATGCAAAAGCGGGTCAAAGAATTACAAGAGCGTTACAAAGACAATCCTGCCAAACAGCAGGAAGAAATGCAAAAGGTCTATCAAGAATTTGGCAACCCGCTAGCCGGCTGCCTGCCTTTGCTGATACAAATGCCGGTGTTATTTGCCCTGTTTGCGACCTTAAGAGGGTCGCCATTTTCTAACGTAAATTACACCGTCAATTTGGAAATCTTCCCTCAAGAACAGATTGAAAGGATTGTCCCCCAAGCCTTTACAACGCCTCCCCAAAATATTTATGTAGCAGATGGCGTACACGCGCCGGTGAGTGCGCTGCTTCCCGGGGGAAATAAGCTCACGGTTGGTGAAAAAACCAAGCTAGAGTTTCAGACAGTCGAAGGCAAACCCCTAAAGGCGCTGCTGACAGATTATCCTGAAACCAAACTCGCTCCCACCTGGCAAGTCACCAAAGGCGAAGAGCGGGTACAAATTGGTGAAGATGGAACTCTTCAAGCCGTAGAGCCTGGGGAAGTGACGATTCAAGGCACTCTTCCAGGTCTGGCCGCTGACAAAGGCTTTCTATTTATCGAAGCCTTGGGCCGCGTGGGCGCTTGGGACGAAGATGGAACCCTCCACTGGGATATTCTGGTGATGGTGCTGGGATTTGGGGTTAGCTTGTATATTAACCAGCTACTCTCAGGACAAGGCCAATCTTCTGGTGGCAACCCTCAGCAAGAAACGGTAAACAAACTCACCCCGATACTTTTTTCAGGGATGTTTCTGTTCTTTCCGCTGCCGGCTGGGGTGCTGATGTATATGCTCATTGCCAATATCTTTCAGACTGTCCAGACGTTTATTCTGTCACGAGAGCCTCTGCCGGAGAACCTGCAAAAGCTTGTAGAGGCTGAAGCAACGGCTGCTGAGAGCGGTGGCAAGGAACGGGAATCACTTCCCTTTGAACCGGGCCGTCCTAAGAAGAAAGCTTAA
- a CDS encoding protein jag: MSDQTKMIRGQEWLEKLLKLAAIPSTVTAEPSPEGLAEPGSYWLTVEEKHLTPQQIELLIGPDGAVIDAIQYLANSILNIGQEEDQQASYTIELQGYRVRRQAELREMADRAAQQVRQTGQEFEMSALSAAERRQVHTFLKECEDLETYSRGQEPDRRLVVRLR; the protein is encoded by the coding sequence ATGAGCGATCAGACAAAGATGATACGGGGTCAGGAGTGGTTGGAAAAACTCCTGAAGCTAGCTGCTATCCCCTCAACCGTAACAGCCGAGCCAAGTCCAGAAGGTTTGGCAGAACCGGGTAGCTACTGGTTAACGGTTGAAGAAAAGCACCTAACGCCCCAACAAATCGAACTTTTGATTGGGCCTGATGGTGCGGTGATAGACGCCATTCAGTACCTGGCCAACAGCATCCTGAACATCGGTCAAGAGGAGGATCAACAAGCCTCCTATACGATAGAGTTGCAGGGCTATCGAGTTCGCCGGCAAGCTGAACTCCGTGAAATGGCAGATCGGGCAGCCCAACAGGTGCGCCAAACCGGCCAAGAATTTGAGATGAGCGCCCTTTCTGCCGCCGAAAGGCGGCAGGTTCATACCTTTTTGAAGGAGTGTGAGGATTTAGAAACCTACAGTCGAGGGCAAGAACCCGATCGGCGTCTCGTTGTGCGTCTGCGCTGA
- a CDS encoding YceD family protein, whose product MEAIYIPQLIRTREHTEVVQFEEFLPDLETLTPLRGQMKVTHNGNYLEVCAQAETIITLTCHRCLQQYNHRLKIKPSELIWLEESTNGPDTGPQERETALEDLVETLPPQGYFEPSEWLYQQVCLAIPHRQLCDSQCKGIQLAEDEGGNVSEEPAADQRWSALEALKRQLPK is encoded by the coding sequence ATGGAAGCGATTTACATTCCGCAGCTCATTAGAACCCGCGAACACACAGAAGTCGTTCAGTTTGAAGAATTTCTGCCCGATTTAGAAACGCTGACACCCCTACGAGGGCAGATGAAAGTGACGCACAACGGAAACTATCTTGAAGTTTGCGCCCAAGCAGAAACGATCATCACCCTCACTTGTCATCGGTGCTTACAACAGTACAATCACCGGCTCAAGATAAAACCGTCTGAGTTAATTTGGCTGGAAGAATCCACTAATGGGCCGGATACTGGCCCTCAAGAGCGGGAAACGGCTCTCGAAGATTTAGTCGAAACCCTTCCCCCACAAGGCTATTTTGAACCCAGTGAGTGGTTGTACCAACAGGTTTGTCTGGCAATTCCCCACCGGCAGCTCTGCGATTCTCAGTGTAAGGGAATTCAACTGGCTGAAGATGAGGGGGGTAATGTTAGCGAAGAACCAGCCGCAGATCAGCGCTGGTCGGCTTTGGAAGCACTAAAACGACAGCTCCCTAAATAG
- a CDS encoding AAA family ATPase: MAFSDEFELLLRARYPLIYIPTREEERVEAAISQCAHRQGNRAVYIWDFVDGYQSNPNDSGFGRRNPVQALEFVEKLPASAAAIFILRDFHRFLEDVSVSRKLRNLARLLKSQPKNVVIVSPQLAIPEDLSEVLTVVEFALPNPSDIHAEVERLLNATGHSLESRVLDEIVRSCQGLSIDRIRRVLAKAIATHGQLAPDDVELILEEKRQIIRQTQILEFYPTSERISDIGGLDNLKDWLLRRGSAFSERARQYGLPFPRGLLLVGIQGTGKSLTAKAISHHWHLPLLRLDVGRLFGGLVGESESRTRQMIQLAEALAPCVLWIDEIDKAFAGFNSKGDAGTTSRVFGTFITWLAEKTSPVFVVATANNIQSLPAEILRKGRFDEIFFVGLPNQEERRAIFGVHLSRLRPHNLKNYDLDRLAYETPDFSGAEIEQSLIEAMHIGFSQNRDFTTDDILESASQIVPLARTAQEQIQFLQDWADAGKARLASRHSSLSRRRSNLKLE, from the coding sequence ATGGCCTTCAGTGATGAATTTGAACTGCTGCTGCGAGCTCGCTATCCCTTAATTTACATTCCGACTCGTGAAGAAGAACGAGTCGAAGCCGCGATCTCACAGTGCGCTCATCGGCAAGGAAACAGAGCCGTTTATATCTGGGATTTTGTAGATGGCTACCAGAGCAACCCCAATGACAGTGGGTTTGGACGCCGTAATCCCGTGCAAGCTTTGGAATTTGTGGAAAAATTGCCGGCAAGTGCAGCGGCCATCTTCATCCTGCGAGACTTTCACCGCTTTTTAGAAGATGTCTCGGTGTCAAGAAAACTCCGCAATTTGGCAAGACTGCTGAAATCCCAACCAAAAAATGTGGTGATCGTTTCACCCCAGCTAGCCATTCCAGAGGATCTCAGCGAAGTTCTGACAGTCGTAGAGTTTGCTCTGCCGAACCCTAGTGACATCCACGCCGAAGTTGAGCGCCTATTAAACGCTACAGGTCACTCATTAGAAAGTAGGGTTTTAGATGAAATCGTGCGTTCCTGTCAAGGTCTTTCGATTGACCGAATTCGCCGGGTTCTCGCAAAAGCCATCGCCACACACGGCCAACTCGCACCCGATGATGTCGAGCTGATTTTAGAAGAAAAGCGCCAAATTATCCGCCAAACCCAAATTTTAGAGTTTTACCCCACCAGCGAGCGAATTTCTGACATTGGCGGGTTGGATAATCTTAAAGACTGGTTACTGCGCCGGGGTAGCGCCTTTTCAGAACGAGCAAGGCAATACGGGCTGCCTTTCCCCAGAGGCTTATTACTGGTGGGTATCCAAGGCACTGGCAAATCTTTGACTGCTAAAGCGATTTCCCACCACTGGCACTTACCTTTGTTGCGTTTAGATGTTGGGCGCTTGTTTGGGGGATTGGTGGGCGAATCAGAATCGCGCACTCGACAAATGATCCAGCTGGCAGAAGCCTTGGCTCCTTGTGTACTATGGATTGACGAAATTGACAAAGCCTTTGCCGGCTTTAACAGTAAAGGTGATGCCGGCACCACCAGCCGCGTCTTTGGCACCTTTATTACTTGGTTGGCTGAAAAAACTTCGCCGGTATTTGTGGTTGCTACCGCCAATAACATCCAGTCGCTGCCAGCAGAAATCCTGCGGAAAGGCCGGTTTGATGAAATATTCTTTGTTGGTTTACCCAACCAGGAAGAACGTCGTGCCATCTTTGGTGTGCATTTGTCTCGTTTGCGGCCTCACAACTTGAAAAACTACGATTTAGACCGGCTAGCCTATGAAACGCCAGATTTTTCTGGGGCAGAAATCGAGCAATCCCTGATTGAGGCAATGCATATTGGCTTTAGTCAAAATCGAGACTTCACCACAGATGATATTTTAGAATCGGCCAGTCAGATTGTGCCCCTCGCTCGCACCGCTCAAGAGCAAATTCAGTTTCTCCAAGATTGGGCAGATGCCGGTAAAGCTCGTCTGGCTTCTAGACACAGTAGTTTAAGCAGACGCCGGTCAAACTTAAAACTTGAGTGA
- a CDS encoding SH3 domain-containing protein, producing MKKLSGFLQFTIGLLLAIAFLLGGGIAAALYLAAKHSTQPERPVFDEERVATQPAAGNAKSASTQPKAATLAASTSTPANTSKPLEPGAYRARVIWPQGLLLRDSPGFNANSLGGVPFNAQVVVLEESSDKEWQQVRLENSDQKGWIKGGNIERINE from the coding sequence TTGAAAAAGTTGTCCGGATTCCTACAATTTACCATCGGTTTACTGTTGGCCATTGCCTTCCTTCTCGGTGGGGGCATTGCCGCAGCCTTATACCTAGCGGCTAAGCACTCTACACAGCCTGAAAGACCCGTTTTCGATGAAGAGCGTGTGGCAACTCAACCGGCAGCCGGCAATGCCAAAAGTGCCTCAACCCAGCCGAAGGCAGCAACCTTAGCCGCATCCACTTCCACACCCGCCAACACATCCAAGCCTCTAGAACCAGGCGCTTACCGCGCGCGGGTTATATGGCCTCAAGGCTTACTGCTGCGGGACAGTCCCGGCTTTAACGCCAATAGTCTAGGAGGTGTCCCCTTCAACGCACAGGTTGTGGTTCTCGAAGAAAGCTCAGATAAAGAATGGCAGCAAGTGCGCTTGGAAAATAGCGATCAAAAAGGCTGGATTAAAGGTGGCAATATTGAGCGAATTAACGAATAA
- a CDS encoding peptidoglycan-binding domain-containing protein, whose product METLAYLHLAVAYEEPTNPRPLKAFGGLKNFEGRRWKKLSSRPLVRVLSLALASATLSLTSNALAVVERGDSGSEVTAIQENLTALGYFDGPITGYFGSLTESSVMQFQQANALPADGIVGSETQAALQQQTTTASSQSFDPTSSSNILQRGASGSEVEALQSSLQAAGYYDGPITGTFGSLTEAGVIRWQQAKGVKANGMVDSSTLAVLTNKQGRTTPALAAPSSTSEDILLRGDTGPAVSDLQRLLSEAGYFDGKIDGYFDTKTEAAAIRFQRDARLRADGVVGSETLAALSGGRGQEERRPTGSSLNIPKYSVLDLQKRLKERGFYNGDLDGQLGLETQTAIDAAQRYYGISSNDILVGRF is encoded by the coding sequence ATGGAAACCCTTGCCTATCTTCATCTAGCTGTCGCCTACGAGGAACCAACAAACCCCCGGCCTCTTAAAGCCTTTGGGGGTTTAAAAAACTTTGAAGGGCGGAGATGGAAAAAGCTTTCTAGCCGGCCTTTGGTGCGAGTGCTATCCCTAGCCCTCGCCTCAGCCACTTTGAGTTTGACGAGCAACGCCCTAGCTGTCGTCGAGCGAGGAGATAGCGGTTCCGAAGTGACGGCTATCCAAGAAAATTTAACAGCTCTAGGCTACTTTGATGGGCCGATCACAGGATATTTTGGCTCCTTAACCGAGTCGTCTGTGATGCAATTTCAACAAGCCAACGCATTACCCGCTGATGGCATTGTAGGTTCTGAGACGCAAGCAGCACTGCAACAACAAACGACAACAGCTTCAAGTCAAAGCTTTGACCCAACTTCCAGTAGTAACATCCTACAGCGGGGCGCTAGCGGTTCAGAAGTGGAAGCGCTGCAAAGCTCGTTGCAAGCTGCCGGCTATTATGATGGCCCAATCACGGGAACTTTTGGTTCTTTAACAGAAGCCGGTGTGATCCGCTGGCAGCAAGCGAAGGGAGTGAAAGCTAATGGTATGGTTGATTCATCTACCCTAGCCGTCCTCACAAATAAGCAAGGACGCACTACACCAGCACTGGCAGCGCCTAGCAGTACCAGCGAAGACATCCTGTTACGAGGCGACACAGGGCCGGCAGTGAGTGACCTGCAAAGGCTGTTGAGTGAAGCCGGCTACTTTGACGGCAAGATTGATGGTTACTTTGATACCAAAACTGAAGCAGCCGCCATCCGCTTTCAGCGAGATGCCCGATTGAGAGCCGATGGGGTGGTTGGCTCCGAAACCCTAGCAGCACTTTCAGGAGGACGAGGGCAGGAGGAGCGCAGACCGACCGGCAGCAGCTTGAACATCCCCAAATATAGTGTGCTTGACTTACAAAAGCGGCTAAAAGAACGCGGCTTTTATAATGGGGATCTAGATGGTCAGTTGGGCCTTGAAACCCAAACAGCAATTGACGCAGCCCAACGTTATTACGGGATTAGCAGTAATGACATTTTAGTTGGACGATTTTAG
- the sigC gene encoding RNA polymerase sigma factor SigC — MPGTFLYTNAGYDEQLNASGVQPEKIAGDAEAIGDVFIELEIEGADAVSFGPTASRRTTDLVRLYLQEIGRVRLLGRDEEVSEAQNVQRYMRVQELRDQAASSEDGLIKRYSQLIEARDRLAAHLGMRPSLERWAAEAGIMVSDLKPTLAAGKRRWAEVADLTVEELEQVQAEGIRAKDHMIKANLRLVVSVAKKYQNRGLELLDLIQEGTLGLERAVEKFDPTRGYRFSTYAYWWIRQGITRAIATQSRTIRLPVHITEKLNKIKKAQRKISQEKGRTPTIEDIAGELEMTPAQVREVLLRVPRAVSLETKVGNEKDTELGDLLETDDVSPEEMLMREALHRDLQQLLADLTSRERDVIQMRFGLGDGHPYSLAEIGRALDLSRERVRQIEAKALQKLRQPKRRNRVRDYLESLS; from the coding sequence ATGCCAGGAACTTTCTTGTACACGAATGCAGGCTATGACGAACAACTGAATGCCTCTGGTGTTCAGCCCGAAAAAATCGCCGGTGATGCAGAAGCAATCGGAGATGTATTTATTGAGCTGGAAATAGAGGGTGCAGACGCAGTGAGTTTTGGGCCAACCGCCAGCCGCCGTACCACTGATCTAGTGCGTTTGTACCTTCAAGAAATCGGTCGTGTCCGTTTATTAGGGCGCGATGAAGAAGTCTCGGAAGCTCAAAATGTCCAGCGCTATATGCGGGTGCAAGAGTTGCGAGATCAAGCGGCATCCTCGGAGGATGGGTTGATTAAGCGCTACAGCCAACTAATTGAGGCTCGTGATCGGTTAGCTGCTCATCTAGGGATGCGTCCTTCTTTGGAGCGATGGGCTGCTGAAGCTGGGATTATGGTCAGTGACCTCAAGCCTACTTTGGCTGCCGGCAAACGCCGCTGGGCGGAAGTTGCCGATCTGACCGTGGAGGAGTTGGAGCAAGTCCAAGCTGAAGGCATCCGGGCGAAGGATCACATGATTAAGGCCAATTTGCGCCTGGTCGTGTCTGTCGCTAAAAAGTATCAAAATCGCGGTTTGGAATTATTGGATTTGATCCAAGAAGGCACCCTGGGTTTAGAGCGTGCAGTCGAGAAATTCGATCCCACGCGGGGTTACAGGTTTAGCACCTATGCCTATTGGTGGATTCGTCAGGGAATTACTCGCGCCATTGCCACACAAAGCCGCACCATTCGTCTGCCGGTGCACATCACTGAAAAGCTTAATAAAATTAAAAAAGCACAGCGCAAAATCTCTCAAGAAAAAGGTCGCACCCCAACGATTGAAGATATTGCCGGCGAGTTAGAGATGACGCCGGCTCAAGTGCGGGAAGTTTTATTACGGGTGCCCCGTGCGGTGTCATTAGAAACGAAAGTCGGGAATGAGAAAGATACTGAACTCGGAGACTTGTTAGAAACCGATGACGTTTCTCCCGAAGAAATGCTGATGCGAGAAGCGCTGCATCGGGATTTGCAACAACTGCTGGCGGATCTAACGTCGCGCGAGCGAGATGTAATTCAAATGCGGTTTGGTTTGGGAGATGGCCACCCTTACTCTTTGGCAGAAATCGGTCGCGCTTTAGATTTGTCGCGGGAACGGGTGCGCCAGATTGAAGCTAAAGCTCTGCAAAAGCTGCGGCAACCGAAGCGTCGCAACCGGGTAAGGGACTATTTGGAGTCGCTGAGCTAG
- a CDS encoding NAD(P)H-dependent glycerol-3-phosphate dehydrogenase: MQKKTLAIIGAGVWGTALANLAAGNGHRVRVWSRRCSETLEDVVAGAEIVLSAVSMRGVGAVISQVQSLPVSSNTIFVTVTKGLDPQTTRTPSQMWQAAFPVAPVVVLAGPNLSKEIEQGLPAATVVASKDLAAAATVQAVFSSSSFRVYTNSDPLGVELGGTLKNVMAIAAGVCDGLDLGTNAKAALLTRGLAEIIRIGTNWGAQTETFYGLSGLGDLLATCNSALSRNYQVGYQLAKGQTLQAILAQLEGTAEGVSTTPVLIQRADQQGIYVPISYLVNRLLQGEITPQSAVEALMLRDVKPESKPLAD, encoded by the coding sequence ATGCAAAAAAAGACCCTGGCAATTATTGGAGCGGGTGTTTGGGGGACAGCATTGGCAAACCTGGCAGCGGGTAATGGCCATCGAGTGCGTGTTTGGTCTCGTCGCTGTTCAGAAACCCTGGAAGATGTGGTAGCCGGCGCTGAGATCGTGCTGTCTGCTGTTTCCATGAGAGGCGTTGGCGCAGTGATTTCCCAGGTGCAATCTCTGCCAGTAAGCTCAAACACCATTTTTGTAACCGTAACCAAGGGTTTAGATCCACAGACAACCCGCACGCCTTCGCAGATGTGGCAGGCGGCATTTCCTGTTGCGCCGGTTGTGGTACTTGCCGGCCCTAACCTGTCTAAGGAAATTGAGCAGGGTTTGCCGGCGGCGACGGTGGTAGCGAGTAAAGACCTTGCGGCCGCGGCAACCGTGCAAGCCGTATTTTCTTCTAGCAGCTTTCGGGTTTACACGAATTCCGACCCCCTAGGCGTAGAATTGGGCGGAACTTTAAAAAATGTGATGGCGATCGCAGCCGGTGTGTGTGATGGGCTGGATCTGGGTACGAATGCTAAGGCGGCACTGCTGACTCGCGGTTTGGCAGAAATTATCCGAATTGGCACAAATTGGGGTGCCCAAACCGAAACGTTCTATGGTTTGTCAGGGCTAGGGGATTTGCTGGCGACCTGCAACAGCGCTCTTAGCCGCAATTATCAAGTTGGCTACCAGTTAGCAAAAGGCCAAACACTACAGGCAATCCTGGCCCAACTTGAAGGAACGGCTGAGGGCGTGAGTACGACGCCGGTATTGATTCAGCGAGCCGATCAGCAAGGGATTTACGTGCCAATTTCCTATCTAGTAAATCGGTTACTTCAGGGCGAAATTACGCCGCAATCAGCAGTTGAAGCCCTGATGTTACGAGATGTTAAGCCAGAATCAAAGCCACTAGCCGATTAA
- the lipA gene encoding lipoyl synthase — protein sequence MTVKPDWLRVKAPQWERVGNVKEILRDLSLNTVCEEASCPNIGECFQAGTATFLIMGPACTRACPYCDIDFEKKPKPLDSTEPERLAQAVHRLKLNHVVITSVNRDDLPDGGASQFMQCIQAVRALSPQTTIEVLIPDLCGNWPALEAILAAHPEVLNHNTETIPRLYRRVRPQGNYPRTLELLRRSRDLAPEVYTKSGIMVGLGETDEEIRQVMRDLREADCDILTIGQYLQPTPKHLPVANWVTPAHFNQWQHFGESLGFLQVVASPLTRSSYHAEQVRALMERYPRR from the coding sequence GTGACTGTCAAGCCAGACTGGTTGCGAGTCAAAGCCCCTCAATGGGAGCGCGTCGGCAACGTTAAAGAAATTTTGCGGGATTTATCCCTGAATACCGTTTGTGAAGAAGCGTCTTGCCCCAATATTGGCGAGTGCTTCCAAGCCGGCACTGCTACCTTTTTGATTATGGGTCCAGCCTGCACGCGGGCTTGTCCCTATTGCGATATCGATTTTGAGAAAAAACCCAAACCGCTCGATTCAACTGAGCCAGAACGATTGGCTCAAGCGGTTCATCGCCTGAAGTTAAACCATGTGGTGATTACTTCCGTAAATCGGGACGATCTGCCGGACGGCGGAGCATCACAATTTATGCAATGTATTCAAGCGGTTCGAGCCTTATCGCCCCAAACGACTATTGAGGTACTGATTCCTGACTTATGTGGCAACTGGCCGGCACTAGAAGCGATTCTTGCCGCTCATCCAGAGGTACTTAACCACAATACCGAAACGATTCCCCGTCTCTACCGACGGGTACGCCCCCAAGGTAACTACCCGCGTACGTTGGAACTGCTGCGGCGTTCCCGTGATTTGGCTCCTGAAGTCTATACCAAGTCAGGCATTATGGTGGGATTGGGGGAAACGGATGAAGAGATTCGCCAGGTGATGCGGGATCTGCGAGAGGCAGATTGCGATATTTTAACCATTGGCCAATACCTCCAGCCAACTCCCAAGCACTTGCCGGTTGCCAACTGGGTGACACCGGCACATTTTAATCAGTGGCAACATTTCGGTGAATCTTTAGGTTTCTTACAAGTTGTTGCCTCGCCCTTGACACGGTCTTCTTATCATGCAGAGCAAGTAAGAGCGCTGATGGAACGTTATCCTCGAAGATAA